The following coding sequences are from one Odocoileus virginianus isolate 20LAN1187 ecotype Illinois chromosome 7, Ovbor_1.2, whole genome shotgun sequence window:
- the ADGRA1 gene encoding adhesion G protein-coupled receptor A1, whose translation MDLRTVLSPPPAPGELLHPVVYACTAVMLLCLLASAATYIVHQSAIRISRPGRHTLLNFCLHAALTFSAFAGGINRTRFPTLCQAVGITLHYSTLSTLLWIGVTARNIYKQVTKKAPLCPGPGQPPYPKQPLLRFYLIGGGAPLVICGVTAATNIRNYGMEAEDAAYCWMAWEPSLGAFYGPVAFIALGTCVYFLGTYVQLRRHPERRYELRERSEEQQRLAGPEGGPGTPGGTPPTPDGLAASLLQNEHSFKAQLRAAAFTLLLFVATWAFGALAVSQGHFLDMVFSCLYGAFCVTLGLFVLIHHCAKRDDVWHCWWSCCPARRDPHPAKLSARPAFDANGDALGHVACLQDSPCPGKALGFGHPSTSHCKMTNLQATQGHVSCLSPATPCCSQMHCEQLLEDTAHVHEGDAFEHDPHLHTCVQGRTKPHYFSRHQAAAAEQEYAYHIPSSLDGSLHSSRSESPPSSLEGPVGPHALACCAQGDPFPLVSQPEGGAPSPVLYSCPPRPGREAARGPARLEMLRRTQSLPFGGPGQNGLLKGDAQDAAPFSSDSTGNIRTGPWRNETTV comes from the exons TGCTCTGTCTGCTGGCCTCCGCCGCCACCTACATCGTCCACCAGAG CGCCATCCGGATCAGCCGCCCTGGCCGGCACACCCTCCTGAACTTCTGTCTCCACGCGGCCCTGACCTTCTCCGCCTTTGCTGGCGGCATCAACCGCACCAGGTTCCCGACCCTGTGCCAGGCG GTGGGCATCACGCTGCACTACTCCACACTCTCCACTCTGCTGTGGATCGGGGTGACCGCCAGGAACATCTACAAGCAGGTGACCAAGAAGGCCCCGCTGTGCCCGGGGCCAGGCCAGCCGCCGTACCCCAAGCAGCCCCTGCTCAG GTTCTACCTCATCGGCGGAGGGGCCCCTCTGGTCATCTGCGGCGTCACGGCCGCCACGAATATCAGGAACTACGGGATGGAGGCCGAGGATGCAGCGTA CTGCTGGATGgcctgggagcccagcctgggcGCCTTCTACGGGCCGGTGGCCTTCATCGCCCTGGGCACCTGCGTGTACTTCCTCGGCACCTATGTCCAGCTGCGGCGGCACCCGGAGCGCAGGTACGAGCTCAGGGAGCGGTCGGAGGAGCAGCAGCGGCTGGCGGGCCCCGAGGGCGGCCCCGGGACCCCGGGGGGCACGCCGCCCACCCCCGACGGCCTGGCCGCCTCACTGCTGCAGAACGAGCACTCGTTCAAGGCCCAGCTGCGGGCCGCCGCCTTCACGCTCCTCCTGTTTGTGGCCACGTGGGCCTTCGGGGCGCTGGCCGTGTCACAGGGCCACTTCCTGGACATGGTCTTCAGCTGCCTGTACGGCGCCTTCTGCGTGACCCTGGGGCTGTTCGTGCTCATCCACCACTGCGCCAAGCGCGACGACGTGTGGCACTGCTGGTGGTCCTGCTGCCCCGCCCGCCGGGACCCCCACCCCGCAAAGCTCAGCGCCCGCCCTGCCTTTGACGCCAACGGGGACGCGCTGGGACACGTGGCCTGCCTGCAGGACTCGCCGTGTCCCGGTAAGGCGCTGGGCTTCGGCCACCCGTCCACCAGCCACTGCAAGATGACCAACCTGCAGGCCACCCAAGGCCACGTCAGCTGCCTGTCGCCGGCCACGCCCTGCTGCTCCCAGATGCACTGCGAGCAGCTCCTGGAGGACACAGCCCATGTGCACGAGGGGGACGCCTTCGAGCACGACCCGCACCTGCACACGTGCGTCCAGGGCAGAACTAAGCCGCACTACTTCAGCCGGCACCAGGCAGCCGCGGCCGAGCAGGAATACGCCTACCACATCCCATCCAGCCTGGACGGCAGCCTGCACAGCTCGCGCTCGGAAAGCCCGCCCAGCTCGCTCGAGGGCCCCGTGGGCCCGCACGCGCTGGCCTGCTGTGCCCAGGGCGACCCCTTCCCCCTGGTCAGCCAGCCCGAGGGCGGCGCTCCCAGCCCCGTGCTCTACAGCTGTCCGCCACGGCCCGGCAGGGAGGCGGCCCGTGGCCCTGCGCGCCTGGAGATGCTCCGAAGGACACAGTCGCTGCCCTTCGGTGGCCCCGGCCAGAACGGGCTGCTCAAGGGCGATGCGCAGGACGCCGCCCCCTTCAGCTCAGACAGCACAGGCAACATCCGCACGGGGCCCTGGAGGAACGAGACGACGGTGTAG